AACTTGAAAATGAGATTGAATGTGAGGAAGATGGTTTCTATAAAAAAGGAAAGGTTGTCTCACGACAACCAATCTTCATTGTTAACCTTAAATCTAATACCATGAAAAACACGTTGCAAATATAGTATGTTTTTTTATATCCTCCAAAACATTTGAAAGAAAAAACTCTACATTTTACACAGTTTAACCATTAAAAAGATGATTAAACAGAATTTTGTTAGTCTATGTTGGTTTTTTATATAATTTTGATTATTCTACATACAAAACTAAACCTTTTAGATACTCCCCTTCTGGGTGATAAATGTTAATTGGGTGATCTGCAGGTTGAGTAAGTTGGTGAAGAATTTGTACTTTTCTACCGCTTATTGCTGCAGCACTGAAAACTGCCAGGCGGAATTGCTCTTTGGAGATAACCTGGGAACATGAAAACGTAAATAGAATACCTCCCTTAGCGATTTTTGCGAATGCTGAATGATTCAGCTTTTTATATCCCTGAAGTGCATTATTAACAGCTCCTCTATGTTTAGCGAAAGCAGGAGGATCAAGTACAATCAGATCATATTTACCATCGGGTATTTCATTTAAAAACCTGAATGCATCTTCCGAATATGAATTATGACGCGGTTCATCGCCAAAATTTAGTTGCACATTATTATCTGTGATCGATATTGCTTTAGAAGAGCTGTCAACAGAATCCACTACTACAGCACCACCTCTGAGTGCATATACAGAAAATCCACCTGTATAACTAAACATATTAAGTACGGTGCGACCATGTGAGTATTTTTCGAGAAGAGTGCGATTCTCTCTCTGATCAATAAAGAAACCTGTTTTTTGCCCCTTTAGCCAGTCAATTTTGAATTTCAGTCCATTTTCAACCGCAATATCATCAACATCTGCTCCACCAAAAATATATGAATCTTCCGGATCAATATCAGCTTTAAAAGGCAAGGTCCCTTCTGATTTATAAAATATATTTTTAAGATTATCAGAACCATAAACAGCTCTCAATGCTTCTGAGATTTTCTCTCT
This portion of the Lascolabacillus massiliensis genome encodes:
- a CDS encoding class I SAM-dependent rRNA methyltransferase; translated protein: MNTYKEVVLKPKKDEFLKRFHPWVFSGAVAYKSKEIEEGEIVKVLSHEKEFLGVGHYQIGSISVRILSFKDVVINVDYYIERLSEAYKMRKHIGLINSENNTYRLVHGEGDNLPGLIIDIYGNTAVLQAHSVGMHSDREKISEALRAVYGSDNLKNIFYKSEGTLPFKADIDPEDSYIFGGADVDDIAVENGLKFKIDWLKGQKTGFFIDQRENRTLLEKYSHGRTVLNMFSYTGGFSVYALRGGAVVVDSVDSSSKAISITDNNVQLNFGDEPRHNSYSEDAFRFLNEIPDGKYDLIVLDPPAFAKHRGAVNNALQGYKKLNHSAFAKIAKGGILFTFSCSQVISKEQFRLAVFSAAAISGRKVQILHQLTQPADHPINIYHPEGEYLKGLVLYVE